The genomic segment ATTACCATACCGGCATCAAGCGGTTTTTGAACCGGGATGTGCTGCGCGGAAGCATAGTAGAAGGGCAGACCTTTAACCGGTTCGGGTATGTGAATGGCGATCCGGTGAGTTTTATTGATCCGTTTGGATTAGAGGCATTATCGCAATGTGAAATTAGAAAGCGTGTAGAAGCTAATATTGCTCAGAGTAAGGCAGCAAGGGAAGCTTCAAATTTTAAAAGCAGTGGACTTTCTAATGGAACGAGTGAAGTTAAGTGGAATAACGGGTATCGAACACCTGATGGGAAATTTGCTAAGCCTACTGGTTCGGGAAGAAGTGGAGCAGATGCTGAAGAGGATGTATGGAAGGCTATTGAGAGCAAGGATGGGTGGCAAGTAACACGAGGCAGGGTGCATGTACGCGATAGTTCTGGTCAATTAAGGGTGTATGATGGTGTTGCTAAATCACCTAGTGGCAGAACTATAGGTCTAGAAGTAAAATCAGGTTCTGCTACTAAAACACCTCAACAACGGGCGTTTGACACTAGGCTTAATAGTAGTCCAAATAATACAGCATTTGGTGTGGGTAATAATACAGGTATTACTGTTGATAGAAGTATCACAATTAGAAAGTAGTGATAGCATGGTAGATTCAAAGAAATGGGATGTTTTAATCAAAGAGTATCTCGAAAAAAATATGGATGAAGAAATGTTAAATATTGGTTACAAACGCAGGAAAACAAGTTTAAAATATGAAAGAAACCTAGACGGAACAGTACAGTTTATTGAAATTATAAGGTACTACAATCCAAGTTATAAGAAAGATTCCGATGTTCATATTTACCCAATGGTTCAGATTAAAAACTCAAATATTAGTTCAATCGCATTGGATATGGTGGAAAATGCTGAATTACTCTCAAACTCACCTGAGGTGATTTTAAGACAACCAATTGACTCGCTTGCTCCAAAAGAAAACAGAAACCAATGGTATGCCTGTGGGGAAGAACAGTTAATATCAATACTTAAGGAAATGAAAGCATTTGTCTTAGAATGGGTGACTGTTTTTTTGAAGCAATATTCTTCAGCAGAAGGTATTGTTAAAGGTTTTAAGGAGAATGACTCTCGACCAGCGAATACTGAACGTTGGTACATTTACGTTGCTGCTTCCTATTGTTATTTAGGTGACTTAAATGCCGCTTTAAATGTTTTAGAAGAGAAATTTAATTCGCTAGGAAAGAAAAAAAGATACTTTAAAGCATTCAATTATTTGGAGATCCGTTTGAAGACAACATAACTATGCATAGATAAAGTCATAGTTAACCCGATTTTATATTTATTAATTTTTGAAATTAAGATAATATTTTTGATTTCTATATTGAATCAATATGAGCAAAGCTTATTCCTACTGTAATTTTGGTGAGGAATGAGCTTTTTTTCCTGCGCCTAGACCTATAAAACCCAGTGGTTGCTAGCAGAAGCATTGGTAGGCCCGAAGGAAGGGGCATTATTTTTCAAACCGGATGGCTCCCAAAATATAGCGCCGCTGCAGCAGAAACGGCATGCTGCGGCCGATTTTATCCAAAAGCCTGAGTCGCTCATCTCGGACAGCGTGAAGGAAGTGCTGACAAAGTATGCGTCGCGCACTATTTCGTTCAATCGTGCTTGTCGATCCAGGGAGCAGCATAAAGGCAGTGGACGGTAGCACGCAAGGTGGGCAGCAATTTGGACAAGCTGGAGCAGGTCCAGAAGCTCAAAAAGGTGATGAAGCTGCCGTGCGTCAAGCAAGCGCTGGATGTTGCTGGAGATATGGCGATGAATTATGTGCCGGAGACAGGCGGGACGATACTGCGCGAGTATGATGCGAATGATAATTTGGTGAAGATCATCGATCCGTTGAAACGGGTATATGCTTTTGGCTATGATGCGTTCGACCGAAAGATGCTGGAGACGCTGCCTTCGGGTGCGGCAACTGCCTATGTATACAATGCGAATGGCTTGCTGGAGCGTGAAAAGGATGCGCTCGGACAGGTGATCGCCTATCGTTATGATGCCGAGGAGCGGCTGGTGGCACGGAGGGCAGACGCAGTATAAGTGGGATACAGCGGACAATCTGGTTGCGGTTACGGATGCGCTCGGAAGGACGGAGCGTTTTGGCTATGGTGGCCTGGACCGGGTTAACGCTGTATGGGATGCCAGCGGTGTTCAAGTCGCCCAGCCGGATCATGTTTGGGAATTACAATTAGGTGGGCCTGATACTGTTAAGAATTTAAAATTTTTAGATACATTTACGAACTGGCATATTGGTGTTAAGCAAATTAGACCGCAGATTCGAGACTTGCCTACAGGTACAAAAATTAAAATTAAATCTGATAGGGGAGGGTAAGAAAAATGGACGAAAAATTACTATCTATTATTAGAAAGTTGAGAGGAAATTTGCTGGATGAACCCGAAAGTATAATCTATGCTGAAATAAATGAAGGTAATACAAAAATTATTACAGATAACGATTATCTTAAAGAATATTATGATTTTTTAAGGGAAGCTGATGGTGCACGATGTGGAATGTTCGACTTGTGGTCATTTGGAGAGTTATCAAAGCATCAATTTCGTATATCTGATTTCTCTGGAGCAGAAGAAAAATGGATTGAAATTGGGCAGGTTTTATATGAACCGGTAGTAATTAATAAAGAATCTGGACAAGTATACCTCTTCAATCAAGAAGAACCTGATACTGAAGGGAGAGACCTAGGATCTGTAAGTAATTTTCTGGCCAATTATGTATTCGGCCCCCAATACGGTGAGTTAGTACCGAATGCTGATTCTGAAGAATGGTATCTATTCCTTAAGAAGAATTTACCGTTGTAGTTGTAAAGCGGATAATTATTTTTAACCAAAAATTTAATGACAATGATCGTGGACTGTCAAGCACTAACTTTTAGATTGAGACCGATTAAAGACTGTTTTGAGAAATTGAAATAATAATTTATAAGTCTATTCCGACTGGCAATTTGAGAAGGAATAGGCTTTTATCTTAAATCTTAAAGGGACTTTAATATTTGAAAGGGTAGATAAGATGGATAGTAAACTTTCTAAAAAAGAGTTGATTGAACTTGTTGGAAAAATTTGTAATCCGGAGCTTTCTGATGAAGAGATTAGTGAATATATTGATTTGTTGGAAAAAAACGTTCCACATCCGGCTCCTAGTAATTTGATATTCTGGAGCGAAGAAGATTTATCTCCAGAGCAAGTAATTGAGATTGCATTAGCATATAAAGAGGAGTTGTAACTTTTGAGTATATAGATGGTTTTTCAGTTGAAATGCTAGATATAGAAATATTATGATTATAAGATTTATTATGTGAGAAGAGGTTAGCCAACTGATAAGGGCTAACCTCTTTTTATTAAATACACAAACTTATCTTTAAGAGAATTTTCTTAGTCTAAGTCATGTAACTATTCGTTTTTCGGCCGGGAAGACAGCATGGGCCGCTACTAGAGCTGTCTCTATGATCTGAGCGGCAGCCGTTTTGCTATAATGGACGAGACGGCGTCATGACCGATCCGAACGGTCTTTACTACATGCGGGCGCGGTATTATCATACCGGCATCAAGCGGTTTTTGAACCGGGATGTGCTGCGCGGAAGCATAGTAGAAGGGCAGACCTTTAACCGGTTTGGGTATGTGAATGGCGATCCGGTGAGTTTTATTGATCCGTTTGGGTTGAATAAGATCAGTAGTTGTAAGGATGGTACAGATAAAGCCGTTAAGAAAACAGATGGATCAGGGGATTATTATGAAGTTGTTTTGAAATATGAGAAAAACGTAAAATATGGTGATAATTACTACGATATGAATTTAAGGGACTTTAATCGTAAAGCCCATTATTTACAACGATTAAGTGATTCTAATTCGCTTATTAAAACCAAGTCTGAAAGAGATCCTAGCATTACTAGAGAGTACAAAAAGGAAGTTATACAAAGAATTATCCGAATGCACTATAAGAATGATAAAGAAGGTGCAAGAAGGCTAATAGACAAAGTATCAAAGAGTATGGATCCAGATCACAGATGGGAGCTACAACTGAATGGAATGGATAATAAACGAAATCTTAAGTTGATGGATTGGTTTACAAATAGGAGAATGGGGACAAATCTTGCGAATCAAATGAAAAATGTTCCGTACGGATCAAGAATAAAAATAAAAGTTGAGAGGGAATGAATATGAGAAAAACAATTCAAGAAAAAATAGAATTGATGAAAAATGTTCTTGAGGAAGATCCCTTTAATCTAGTGATTGGAGAAATTCAAGAGAGAATAATTACTGACTCCGATTTTAATTTAAAAGAGGTTGCGTTACAAGATTATTATAATTTTTTTAGAGAATATGGATCTATAAGATGTGGAAGTATTATTATTTTCGGGCAAAATGAATTAGATGATTTTCAGTTTCCTGTTGCTGACATGCCAGGTGAGTTTGAAGAATGGATTTGTATTGGAAAGATTGATCCATACCCATTATATATAAATAAAAAAAATGGGATGGTTTGCTGTTTATTTGAAGATTCAAAGATTAAATCGTATGAAGGATGGAATGATTTTTTAGATAATTATGTTTTCGGGGAACGTTATATCGAAATTGTAGGTAAAGATGAGTGGTATGAACTATTAAGAGAACAACAAATTATATAACATAGATTTACTCGAACTTTTTCTTGAAAGCTTATTCCAACTGAAGTTTGGGGAGGAATGAGCTTTTTTCTTGCACCTAGACTTTAACACTACTCACATAATTAAATAATGATGGGGAATGGGGATATGAGCTTTATAACTGTAGTATTGCAATCTGAAGCAAGTAGTAGTTTATTAATTTTGCTTAAGAAACATACAGGTTTAGGATTTTCAGAAATAAAGTCATGTATTAATAATAAGCTGCCTTTGATGACAGCTAACTATGTGAATAATGATGAAATTCAAAAAATGAAAAATTTAGTAGAGGAGTTAATCGTCCATAACAAAGAGTTTGAAATTTTTGAGCAGAATGGAAGCTATACTGAGATGCTACCCTTAAAACACTTTATGAATAGTTTTGGAATGTCTAAACAAATTTCAGAAGATAGAGAACGAATGGATGATTTATTAATTCCTGAAGATGATGAGAGTTAATTATTAACGCAAATGAAATAGTTAGTTTAATTGACGCATTTGGTACCTTAGTAATAGTATAGAGCCTTTTGTAAAGCATGTGATTAGTAAGTTAAAGATAAATCCATTTGATAAAATAAATCCATTT from the Paenibacillus sp. BIHB 4019 genome contains:
- a CDS encoding RHS repeat domain-containing protein, whose amino-acid sequence is MDKLEQVQKLKKVMKLPCVKQALDVAGDMAMNYVPETGGTILREYDANDNLVKIIDPLKRVYAFGYDAFDRKMLETLPSGAATAYVYNANGLLEREKDALGQVIAYRYDAEERLVARRADAV
- a CDS encoding RHS repeat-associated core domain-containing protein — its product is MGRYQSYHYDLRGSTTLLTDENGCVTDRYTYGFYGEREHHEGTTRQPFCYNGRDGVMTDPNGLYYMRARYYHTGIKRFLNRDVLRGSIVEGQTFNRFGYVNGDPVSFIDPFGLEALSQCEIRKRVEANIAQSKAAREASNFKSSGLSNGTSEVKWNNGYRTPDGKFAKPTGSGRSGADAEEDVWKAIESKDGWQVTRGRVHVRDSSGQLRVYDGVAKSPSGRTIGLEVKSGSATKTPQQRAFDTRLNSSPNNTAFGVGNNTGITVDRSITIRK
- a CDS encoding RHS repeat-associated core domain-containing protein, yielding MTDPNGLYYMRARYYHTGIKRFLNRDVLRGSIVEGQTFNRFGYVNGDPVSFIDPFGLNKISSCKDGTDKAVKKTDGSGDYYEVVLKYEKNVKYGDNYYDMNLRDFNRKAHYLQRLSDSNSLIKTKSERDPSITREYKKEVIQRIIRMHYKNDKEGARRLIDKVSKSMDPDHRWELQLNGMDNKRNLKLMDWFTNRRMGTNLANQMKNVPYGSRIKIKVERE
- a CDS encoding RHS repeat domain-containing protein, with protein sequence MMPRSGWWHGGQTQYKWDTADNLVAVTDALGRTERFGYGGLDRVNAVWDASGVQVAQPDHVWELQLGGPDTVKNLKFLDTFTNWHIGVKQIRPQIRDLPTGTKIKIKSDRGG
- a CDS encoding bacteriocin immunity protein, with translation MDSKLSKKELIELVGKICNPELSDEEISEYIDLLEKNVPHPAPSNLIFWSEEDLSPEQVIEIALAYKEEL